One Prolixibacteraceae bacterium DNA segment encodes these proteins:
- a CDS encoding DMT family transporter — MKKEQLLGSNLMAIVACLLWSTAFVGIKIGIQYTPPLQFAGIRFMLSGLLIFPFIPNKSKIISTIRAHWRYMLLLALMQTVIHYALFYQGVSLIPSSMSAIIIGMGPMFVSLVSHFFSESDRMTRDKWISIILGIIGVIFVVFGKQKDSTTVNGFLTLVGVTLLLLTNLNSGFVNVLVKSKTAKIPPLLLTMFTMFVGGVGLFVAGVSVEGFAGFVFPAPYYYSLAWLSFLSAAAFSLWFTILQRPEVQVSEINLWKFLIPVSGAILSWVILPNEYPTLLAIIGMCFTAASLLWMNISSKRSK, encoded by the coding sequence ATGAAGAAAGAACAATTATTGGGTTCAAATTTAATGGCTATTGTGGCTTGTCTACTTTGGTCTACAGCATTTGTAGGTATAAAAATAGGGATACAATATACTCCTCCATTACAGTTTGCAGGTATTCGTTTTATGTTATCTGGCTTACTAATTTTTCCTTTCATACCTAATAAGTCAAAAATTATTTCTACTATCAGGGCGCATTGGAGGTATATGCTCTTGCTTGCATTGATGCAAACAGTGATACATTATGCGCTATTTTATCAAGGAGTCAGTTTAATACCAAGTTCGATGAGTGCGATCATCATTGGTATGGGACCAATGTTTGTCTCTTTGGTATCTCACTTCTTTTCTGAGTCAGATAGAATGACTCGTGACAAATGGATCAGTATTATTCTTGGAATTATTGGAGTTATATTTGTTGTTTTTGGGAAGCAGAAGGATAGTACAACAGTCAATGGTTTTTTGACTTTAGTAGGGGTAACACTTTTGCTGTTAACCAATCTAAATTCTGGTTTTGTGAATGTGCTTGTTAAATCTAAGACTGCAAAGATACCACCTTTACTGTTAACAATGTTTACGATGTTTGTAGGAGGAGTGGGACTTTTTGTGGCCGGAGTCAGTGTAGAAGGTTTTGCCGGTTTTGTTTTTCCTGCACCATACTACTACTCTTTGGCTTGGCTTTCATTCTTATCGGCAGCCGCATTTTCACTATGGTTTACTATTTTACAGAGGCCAGAAGTACAAGTTTCTGAAATTAACTTATGGAAATTTTTAATCCCTGTATCAGGAGCTATATTAAGTTGGGTTATTTTACCAAATGAATATCCAACATTATTGGCCATTATCGGAATGTGTTTTACTGCTGCATCTCTTTTATGGATGAATATAAGTAGTAAAAGATCTAAATGA